A single window of Halobacillus naozhouensis DNA harbors:
- the kdgD gene encoding 5-dehydro-4-deoxyglucarate dehydratase: MNFERKSPTGILGFPVSPYDEEGNVDQHALTVNVEFLLEGGLEAIFVACGAGEFTSLSLKEYEKMVELTVSVVEGRVPVYTGVGGPLSEAVEKARLSEKLGAEGYLILPPYLIEGEQNGLYEYYKAIIRSTDLNAILYQRANAILDLPTLKKLVEFPQVVGLKDGAGDMERNVEFTQNIGNQIGWLNGMPMAEVTMPTYVPLGFDSYSSAISNYIPHVSRKFYEAVLNDDKEITNQLYEDVILPINSIRRQRKGYAVSLIKAGMEIMGLPVSNTVRPPIIPVEKDHYKQLEKILDETLNKYPLKSKMV; the protein is encoded by the coding sequence ATGAACTTTGAAAGAAAATCACCAACAGGGATATTGGGGTTTCCGGTATCACCTTATGACGAAGAGGGAAATGTGGACCAGCATGCGTTAACTGTCAACGTTGAGTTTTTATTAGAAGGAGGTTTAGAAGCTATATTTGTTGCCTGCGGGGCGGGAGAATTTACTTCTTTAAGCCTAAAGGAATATGAAAAAATGGTAGAATTGACGGTCTCCGTCGTTGAGGGAAGAGTGCCCGTTTATACAGGAGTTGGGGGACCTTTATCCGAGGCGGTGGAAAAAGCCAGATTATCTGAAAAGCTTGGGGCTGAAGGTTACTTAATCCTTCCCCCATACTTAATTGAGGGAGAGCAGAATGGGCTTTATGAATATTACAAAGCCATTATCCGAAGTACTGACTTAAATGCGATTCTTTATCAGAGGGCAAACGCAATTTTGGATTTACCTACGCTGAAAAAGTTAGTAGAGTTTCCGCAGGTCGTAGGGTTAAAAGATGGTGCTGGGGACATGGAACGTAACGTTGAGTTTACGCAAAACATTGGTAATCAAATAGGATGGCTTAATGGGATGCCAATGGCTGAAGTGACAATGCCTACATATGTTCCGTTAGGATTTGATTCTTACTCTTCCGCCATTTCAAATTACATTCCGCATGTTTCTAGAAAGTTCTACGAGGCTGTGCTGAATGATGATAAAGAAATTACGAACCAACTTTATGAGGATGTGATTCTTCCGATCAATAGCATTCGCAGACAAAGAAAAGGATACGCGGTATCACTAATAAAAGCTGGGATGGAGATCATGGGGCTCCCTGTTTCAAATACAGTAAGACCGCCAATTATTCCAGTTGAAAAAGACCACTACAAACAACTTGAGAAAATACTTGATGAAACTCTTAATAAATATCCACTGAAAAGTAAGATGGTGTAA
- the pta gene encoding phosphate acetyltransferase, translating into MSDLFDTLKAKIDGKGKKVVFPEGLDERILTAVSKLGAEGLVTPVLVGNKEKVEQKAKEIGVDVSTSDILDPDHYNGFDEMVASFVERRKGKATEEQAREILKDENYFGTMLVYMNEAAGLVSGAAHSTADTVRPALQIIKTKPGIKKTSGVFIMVREEEKYVFADCAINISPDSQDLAEIALASADTAKLFDIDPKVAMLSFSTRGSAKSPETEKVTDALKLAKEQSSELMIDGEFQFDAAFVPSVAEKKAPDSSLKGEANTFIFPSLEAGNIGYKIAQRLGNFDAVGPILQGLNQPVNDLSRGCNSDDVYKLAIITAAQSL; encoded by the coding sequence ATGAGTGATCTTTTTGATACATTGAAAGCTAAAATTGACGGAAAAGGCAAGAAAGTCGTGTTTCCTGAAGGTTTAGATGAACGTATTCTGACCGCAGTCAGTAAACTAGGAGCAGAAGGGTTAGTCACACCTGTACTAGTTGGTAATAAAGAAAAAGTAGAACAGAAGGCGAAAGAGATAGGTGTCGATGTTTCCACGTCAGACATTCTTGATCCAGACCATTACAATGGTTTCGATGAAATGGTAGCCAGTTTCGTAGAGCGTCGTAAAGGCAAGGCGACCGAGGAACAAGCTCGCGAAATTCTTAAAGATGAGAACTATTTCGGAACGATGCTCGTTTATATGAATGAGGCAGCGGGCCTCGTCAGTGGTGCAGCTCACTCTACAGCTGATACCGTTCGTCCTGCTCTGCAAATCATTAAAACCAAGCCAGGTATCAAAAAAACATCTGGCGTGTTTATCATGGTTCGCGAGGAGGAAAAATATGTGTTCGCTGATTGTGCGATAAACATTTCCCCAGACAGCCAGGACTTAGCTGAAATCGCCCTGGCTAGCGCTGATACGGCAAAACTGTTTGACATTGATCCTAAAGTTGCGATGTTAAGCTTCTCCACAAGAGGCTCAGCTAAATCCCCTGAAACGGAGAAAGTAACGGATGCTTTGAAGCTTGCTAAAGAACAGAGTTCGGAGCTGATGATTGATGGAGAATTCCAGTTTGATGCTGCCTTTGTTCCATCTGTAGCAGAGAAGAAGGCGCCAGATTCTTCGCTGAAAGGCGAAGCCAACACGTTTATTTTCCCAAGTCTTGAAGCAGGGAACATCGGTTACAAAATCGCCCAGCGCTTAGGAAACTTTGACGCGGTCGGGCCGATCCTGCAAGGGTTGAACCAGCCAGTTAATGACTTATCACGTGGCTGTAATTCAGATGACGTTTACAAACTTGCGATTATCACAGCCGCTCAATCTTTATAA
- the hemQ gene encoding hydrogen peroxide-dependent heme synthase, giving the protein MPETVNTADGWYALHDFRSIDWTSWKYASSEERDQAISEFHQLIGKWEDTEKNKQGSHALYTIVGQKADLMMMFVRPTIEELNELETAFDKSKLAEFTYKAYSYVSVVELSDYMGEVDEEDPNIKGRLNPILPKWNHICFYPMDKRRQGNDNWYVLEKDDRAKLMYAHGMTGRQYAGKIRQIITGSIGLDDWEWGVTLFAHDVLQFKKLVYDMRFDEVTSRYGDFGSFYIGNILQPEFVDQFFHV; this is encoded by the coding sequence ATGCCAGAAACAGTGAATACAGCGGATGGTTGGTACGCCCTGCACGATTTCCGCTCAATCGATTGGACTTCATGGAAATATGCCAGCAGTGAAGAACGCGATCAGGCGATCAGCGAATTCCACCAGTTGATTGGAAAATGGGAAGATACCGAAAAAAATAAACAAGGAAGTCATGCTTTATATACGATCGTCGGACAAAAGGCCGATCTCATGATGATGTTCGTGCGCCCTACGATAGAGGAGTTAAATGAACTGGAAACAGCTTTTGATAAATCTAAGTTAGCTGAGTTCACTTATAAAGCTTACTCCTATGTTTCAGTTGTGGAACTTTCCGATTATATGGGAGAAGTGGATGAAGAAGACCCAAATATTAAAGGCCGCTTGAACCCTATCCTGCCGAAGTGGAATCATATTTGCTTCTATCCGATGGACAAGCGTCGACAGGGTAATGATAACTGGTATGTTCTTGAGAAGGATGACAGGGCCAAGCTTATGTACGCCCATGGCATGACTGGAAGGCAGTACGCAGGAAAGATTCGTCAAATCATTACCGGATCAATCGGATTGGATGATTGGGAATGGGGCGTTACGTTGTTTGCCCATGACGTACTTCAATTTAAAAAGCTCGTATATGATATGCGCTTCGATGAAGTGACCTCTCGCTACGGAGACTTCGGGTCCTTCTATATTGGTAATATACTGCAACCAGAATTTGTGGATCAATTCTTTCACGTATAA
- a CDS encoding ABC transporter permease, translated as MVRSLLASEFMKIRKTKVWVLLFISPLLAGIVGFTGSPPSGLPNEWIFLFTMMVPAHSLLILPLMISVFSGFICRYEHQHGGWRQLFSMPVGRQQVYLAKFLIVFGLVTVNQVMFFAIFMLTGYIRGMEGSVPIELVLKCTAGGLVSTLPLIALTLWLAMIWSSFAAPFTLNVILTLPNILVANSETFRPIYPWVQPFVMMMPQGEVFSVPIQSLLVAIGAAFILFYTAGSLNIQKRAV; from the coding sequence ATGGTACGCTCACTATTAGCATCAGAGTTTATGAAAATACGTAAAACAAAGGTGTGGGTTCTGCTATTCATCAGTCCTCTTTTAGCTGGGATTGTCGGATTTACAGGGAGTCCCCCTAGTGGATTGCCTAATGAATGGATATTTTTATTTACGATGATGGTACCTGCTCATTCACTGCTAATCCTGCCGTTAATGATTAGTGTGTTTTCCGGATTCATTTGCCGATATGAACATCAGCATGGGGGTTGGCGTCAGTTGTTTAGTATGCCGGTGGGCAGGCAGCAGGTCTATTTGGCAAAATTCTTAATCGTGTTTGGCCTTGTTACAGTGAACCAAGTGATGTTCTTTGCAATCTTTATGTTGACAGGGTATATAAGAGGGATGGAGGGTTCTGTTCCGATCGAATTGGTATTGAAATGCACAGCAGGCGGACTTGTTTCCACATTGCCGTTGATTGCGCTAACGTTATGGCTGGCGATGATCTGGTCAAGCTTTGCAGCTCCATTTACGTTAAATGTGATCTTAACGTTACCAAATATTTTAGTTGCAAATTCAGAAACATTCCGACCGATTTATCCATGGGTACAGCCTTTCGTAATGATGATGCCTCAAGGAGAAGTATTTTCTGTTCCAATCCAGTCATTACTTGTCGCAATCGGCGCAGCCTTTATCCTCTTTTACACAGCCGGAAGCCTTAACATCCAAAAAAGAGCCGTGTAG
- a CDS encoding ABC transporter permease, which translates to MLPILQADLLKVKLKWFWLLVFLGPFGVIALQVVNYSVRYDWIMQQHPDEWGSLIQFVNMFVCPALLLGMTILASQIASIEHSQTSWKQLLALPVKRRDVFVSKFLVTAMMIGISSILLFIGTIALGVGLGFGWDFPILAILENSFYPFFAGLPVLALQLWMSIVAKNQAGPLAIGIFGAVFSTYAYEAPDWLIWKWPLMFPGKDPLLFVGLGLLVGLLIITVGVLDFKRRDIA; encoded by the coding sequence ATGCTTCCTATTCTGCAAGCTGATTTATTAAAAGTGAAGCTCAAGTGGTTCTGGCTGCTAGTCTTCCTGGGGCCATTTGGGGTGATTGCACTTCAGGTTGTTAACTATAGTGTGCGTTATGATTGGATCATGCAGCAGCATCCGGATGAGTGGGGCAGTTTGATTCAGTTTGTCAATATGTTCGTTTGTCCGGCTCTATTATTAGGGATGACGATTTTAGCTTCACAAATCGCTTCAATTGAACATAGCCAAACTTCCTGGAAACAATTATTAGCGTTACCTGTAAAAAGAAGAGATGTGTTTGTTTCTAAATTTCTCGTGACAGCTATGATGATTGGAATCTCTTCTATTTTATTATTTATCGGTACGATTGCCCTTGGCGTTGGATTAGGGTTTGGGTGGGACTTTCCAATCCTCGCCATCCTGGAAAACAGTTTCTATCCCTTCTTTGCAGGGCTGCCTGTTTTAGCTCTGCAACTATGGATGTCAATAGTGGCTAAAAATCAAGCAGGTCCATTGGCGATTGGCATATTTGGCGCCGTTTTTTCAACCTATGCCTATGAAGCTCCAGACTGGCTGATTTGGAAATGGCCGCTGATGTTCCCGGGTAAGGACCCTTTACTATTTGTGGGACTGGGATTATTGGTTGGCCTCCTTATCATTACTGTCGGAGTACTTGATTTCAAAAGGAGGGATATTGCCTGA
- a CDS encoding ABC transporter ATP-binding protein encodes MSETIIATNGLLKTFKKATAVDRVDITVKKGEIYGFLGPNGAGKTTTIRMLLGLMKPSGGSIKVFNKDLKSHRIDILKRVGSLVESPSYYEHLTGRENLEALRKLLQVPKSRIDHVLSIVRLTKDGDRPVKEYSLGMKQRLGIASALLGDPELLILDEPTNGLDPSGIHEMRELIKSMPEEYGITVMISSHLLSEIDQMASKVGIILKGKMIYEDSIEKLRSRARPQVRIRVGNGSAAKSKLLSSGYVVEHDEEHIYVEEGRDEYISSLVATLVNQQIPVYRIEEQRQSLEDIFLELTKDGGEAHASYSAS; translated from the coding sequence ATGAGTGAAACAATCATTGCAACAAATGGGCTGCTTAAAACATTTAAGAAAGCAACCGCAGTGGATCGGGTAGATATTACAGTGAAAAAAGGGGAAATCTATGGATTCCTCGGACCCAATGGGGCAGGCAAGACGACGACGATTAGAATGCTGTTAGGATTGATGAAACCAAGTGGCGGAAGTATCAAGGTGTTTAATAAAGATTTAAAGAGTCATAGGATTGATATTCTCAAAAGGGTTGGTTCGCTCGTAGAATCTCCTTCCTATTACGAACATTTAACTGGTCGAGAGAACTTGGAGGCATTGCGAAAACTCTTGCAAGTACCGAAATCACGTATTGATCACGTATTATCAATTGTTCGCTTAACAAAAGATGGCGACAGACCTGTGAAGGAATACTCCCTTGGGATGAAACAGCGGTTAGGTATTGCGTCTGCTTTACTCGGGGATCCGGAACTGCTTATTTTAGATGAGCCGACGAATGGACTTGACCCATCGGGGATCCATGAAATGAGAGAGTTGATTAAGTCAATGCCAGAGGAGTATGGGATCACGGTTATGATCTCCAGCCACTTGTTAAGTGAAATTGATCAAATGGCTTCAAAGGTTGGCATTATTTTAAAAGGAAAGATGATTTATGAGGACTCTATTGAGAAATTGAGAAGCCGGGCTCGACCTCAGGTTCGTATAAGAGTAGGCAATGGAAGTGCAGCTAAATCCAAACTTCTGTCTTCAGGTTACGTAGTTGAACATGATGAAGAGCATATTTATGTGGAAGAGGGCAGGGATGAATACATTTCGAGTCTTGTTGCCACGTTAGTGAATCAGCAAATTCCAGTTTATCGGATCGAGGAGCAGCGTCAGTCTCTGGAAGATATTTTCTTAGAATTGACGAAGGACGGAGGCGAGGCGCATGCTTCCTATTCTGCAAGCTGA
- a CDS encoding DUF1648 domain-containing protein, translating into MKNQPLIDLPTSTFEKLSTSVSFLTISCTFIYLVMIWNQIPETIPVHFNLNGEADRYGGKWSIIALPVISLLIWVTFTMLEKYPHAHNYIVTINTQNAEAQYKNSKLMLSVLKLIIILDFSYLTWSSIQIGLDHQSGLGVWQMLITLAGTLGVIMIFLIRSIRLK; encoded by the coding sequence ATGAAAAACCAACCCCTCATCGATTTGCCCACCTCTACTTTCGAAAAACTATCCACTTCAGTATCCTTTCTTACTATTAGCTGTACATTCATTTACTTAGTTATGATTTGGAATCAAATCCCCGAGACCATTCCTGTTCACTTTAATTTAAACGGGGAAGCCGATCGATATGGTGGGAAGTGGTCCATCATTGCTCTTCCCGTTATTTCCCTTTTAATCTGGGTGACCTTTACCATGCTTGAAAAATACCCGCACGCGCACAATTATATCGTCACTATTAACACTCAAAACGCCGAGGCTCAATATAAAAATTCAAAATTGATGTTAAGTGTGTTGAAACTAATTATTATACTCGATTTCTCCTATTTAACATGGTCCAGTATCCAAATTGGACTCGATCATCAAAGTGGCTTAGGTGTTTGGCAAATGTTGATCACACTTGCCGGAACCTTAGGAGTGATCATGATCTTCCTTATTCGCTCGATAAGACTGAAATAG
- a CDS encoding HAMP domain-containing sensor histidine kinase: MRKWLKSLQAKYLLLILFAVLMIPICVPIVSMVVYLPGIAIEDPNEPYGDFDSFESRWHKEADALNGATKKQISSQLRELHSEFPAASMFWVNAQGKTVGTVNYEESLPEQWSSAYTVQFMKENYENDPFTVVSFIGETEDQGFMVVQLDRKFIDPPITNLSERYDYIFFLAFGCIMVVFIFLSWVFFKKFHKRLMRLQEAMERKKDESGLPLPITKSGDDEIGQLESSFNRMVHELEESRQREQQEEKIRRELIANLSHDLRTPLTTIRAAMNGINSEVTSEHGKEKLQSVHNKIDYVSNLIDNLLSFTLLSGKKYPYHSEKLEMNRFMRETAAHWYPVLEEKRIEVDLQTAEIPVYWEVDTKWMERILDNLLQNIVRYASQGRYAGIFVTKDTITIQDRGPGMKEQSVQKGAGIGLSIVDLMVREMGLQLRIKSNHEGTRIDLITKDAQV, encoded by the coding sequence ATGAGGAAATGGCTCAAATCTCTGCAGGCAAAGTATTTACTGCTCATCCTATTTGCTGTTTTGATGATTCCGATCTGCGTTCCAATTGTATCTATGGTTGTATATTTACCTGGCATTGCAATTGAAGATCCTAATGAACCTTACGGGGATTTTGACTCTTTTGAATCAAGATGGCACAAGGAAGCAGATGCGTTAAACGGAGCTACAAAAAAGCAGATCAGTTCCCAACTCCGAGAGCTCCACTCTGAGTTCCCGGCAGCCTCCATGTTCTGGGTGAATGCCCAGGGGAAGACAGTGGGGACTGTGAATTACGAGGAGTCATTGCCCGAACAGTGGTCCTCAGCATACACGGTTCAGTTTATGAAAGAAAACTATGAAAATGATCCGTTTACAGTAGTTTCTTTTATAGGAGAGACAGAGGATCAGGGGTTCATGGTTGTCCAACTTGACCGTAAATTTATCGATCCGCCTATTACAAATTTGAGCGAACGTTACGATTATATCTTTTTTTTAGCATTTGGATGTATTATGGTTGTGTTTATCTTTCTTTCGTGGGTATTTTTTAAAAAGTTTCACAAACGACTTATGCGGTTGCAGGAGGCGATGGAACGCAAGAAAGACGAGTCAGGCTTACCTCTTCCTATCACAAAGTCCGGTGATGACGAAATCGGACAGTTGGAGTCAAGCTTTAATCGTATGGTACATGAGCTTGAAGAGAGTCGTCAGCGTGAGCAGCAGGAAGAAAAAATTCGACGAGAACTGATCGCCAACTTATCTCATGATTTGCGAACACCGTTGACAACGATAAGAGCTGCAATGAATGGGATCAACTCAGAAGTAACGAGTGAACATGGAAAGGAAAAATTACAATCGGTCCATAATAAAATTGATTATGTCAGCAACTTGATCGATAATTTGTTGTCGTTTACGCTTTTGTCTGGAAAAAAGTATCCTTATCATTCCGAGAAACTTGAGATGAATCGGTTTATGAGGGAGACGGCTGCCCATTGGTATCCCGTTTTAGAGGAAAAGCGCATAGAGGTGGATTTGCAAACAGCGGAGATACCTGTTTACTGGGAAGTGGACACGAAGTGGATGGAGCGCATATTGGATAACCTTTTGCAAAATATTGTTCGCTATGCTTCACAAGGCCGCTATGCGGGTATTTTTGTTACCAAAGATACGATCACAATACAAGACCGAGGTCCAGGTATGAAAGAACAATCAGTACAGAAGGGAGCGGGAATAGGATTATCAATTGTCGATTTAATGGTAAGAGAAATGGGTCTGCAATTAAGAATTAAATCCAATCATGAAGGAACAAGAATAGACCTCATAACAAAGGACGCCCAGGTGTAA
- a CDS encoding response regulator transcription factor has translation MVNILYLEDDLEIGEWITQKLNEHNYKTSWLTSGIKLPDDLSEYDLIILDVMLPGLDGFSIGRRLKRMDATIPIIMLSARSSIDDKLEGLEFADDYLTKPFHPEELLKRIEVQLRKYERSRKQTLKIGHLDIYQESQIIHDRETGEEVMLSGKQFYIFRFFLKHLNQILTKEQLYEGVWKEPYRDGDKSLMVHIRHLREKLEKDPSNPQIIETIRGIGYRVRG, from the coding sequence ATCGTGAATATTTTATATCTCGAAGATGACTTGGAGATTGGAGAGTGGATTACACAGAAGCTTAATGAACATAACTATAAGACAAGTTGGCTGACCTCAGGTATAAAACTGCCAGACGACTTAAGTGAGTATGACCTCATCATATTAGATGTAATGCTTCCGGGTCTTGATGGTTTCTCAATTGGCCGCCGATTGAAACGAATGGACGCGACGATTCCCATTATTATGTTATCGGCCCGGTCATCGATTGATGATAAATTAGAAGGGTTGGAATTTGCGGATGATTATTTGACGAAGCCTTTCCATCCGGAGGAGCTATTGAAGAGAATCGAAGTGCAGCTTAGGAAATATGAGCGATCTCGAAAGCAAACTCTCAAAATTGGTCATTTAGATATTTATCAGGAGAGCCAAATTATTCATGATAGAGAAACTGGCGAAGAGGTTATGCTGTCAGGGAAGCAATTTTACATATTCAGGTTTTTTCTGAAGCATCTAAATCAAATTTTGACGAAGGAACAGCTTTATGAAGGAGTCTGGAAGGAACCTTATCGCGATGGGGATAAATCTTTAATGGTCCATATTAGACATTTAAGAGAAAAGCTGGAGAAGGATCCATCAAATCCGCAAATTATCGAGACGATTCGCGGGATTGGCTACAGGGTGAGGGGATGA
- a CDS encoding cell wall hydrolase: MAVIPKTTKGVKLLARLMRAEAEGDGRLGMLMVGNTGVNRVRVNCLDFTEIDSIRDMVFQSPGGFEATQKGYFYQRAREKDINLARKVIKGNRYHPASNSLWFFRPPGNCPAQWYGQSNAGRYKSHCFYNPLSSECPKAY, translated from the coding sequence GTGGCTGTCATTCCTAAAACTACAAAAGGTGTAAAGCTGCTTGCTAGATTAATGAGAGCTGAAGCAGAAGGCGATGGCAGACTCGGGATGTTGATGGTGGGAAATACCGGTGTCAACCGTGTAAGAGTAAACTGTCTGGATTTTACAGAAATTGATTCTATTCGAGACATGGTTTTTCAGAGCCCAGGGGGATTTGAGGCTACACAAAAGGGATACTTCTACCAACGAGCACGTGAAAAGGATATTAATCTTGCACGCAAAGTGATCAAAGGAAACAGGTATCATCCCGCTTCCAACTCTCTCTGGTTTTTCAGACCTCCAGGGAACTGCCCTGCCCAGTGGTACGGACAGTCGAATGCAGGAAGGTATAAGTCCCATTGCTTCTATAATCCTCTTAGTTCCGAATGTCCAAAAGCTTATTAA
- the gerQ gene encoding spore coat protein GerQ: MPYRQSGNSQGGGAQQGMQGGMQGGGMQGMPGGMQGMPGGMQGMPGGMQGMPGGMQGMQGGMQGMPGGMQGMPGGVQQGGLQVPQMPQAQQTDGYNPPSMLPMQESYIENILRLNEGKRATVYMTFENNEQWNAQIFRGIIEAAGRDHIILSDPETGKRYLLLMIYLDYITFPEEINYNYPIR, from the coding sequence ATGCCCTATAGGCAAAGTGGCAATTCGCAAGGGGGAGGTGCCCAGCAAGGGATGCAAGGTGGTATGCAGGGAGGCGGTATGCAAGGCATGCCGGGTGGTATGCAGGGCATGCCGGGCGGTATGCAGGGCATGCCGGGCGGTATGCAAGGCATGCCAGGTGGTATGCAGGGCATGCAAGGTGGTATGCAGGGCATGCCAGGTGGTATGCAGGGCATGCCAGGCGGTGTGCAGCAAGGAGGCTTGCAAGTTCCCCAAATGCCTCAGGCGCAACAGACAGATGGGTACAATCCTCCAAGCATGCTCCCGATGCAGGAATCGTACATTGAAAACATCTTACGTTTAAACGAAGGAAAAAGAGCCACGGTTTATATGACTTTTGAGAACAATGAACAGTGGAATGCACAAATATTTAGAGGAATTATAGAAGCTGCTGGGCGCGATCACATTATTTTAAGCGATCCGGAAACGGGCAAACGTTATTTATTGTTAATGATCTATTTAGATTACATCACATTCCCTGAAGAAATAAACTATAACTATCCAATACGGTAG
- a CDS encoding DUF423 domain-containing protein → MKLFLILGIINGFFAVALGAFGAHGLEGKVSEKSLGQWGKAVDYQMFHTMALLVTALLMSKIQTGMMTSAGWFFFIGILLFSGSLYIYAPTGIKMFAMITPLGGLSFLIGWILLGYAVLKHL, encoded by the coding sequence ATGAAGTTATTCTTAATACTAGGGATTATAAACGGTTTTTTTGCCGTAGCGCTAGGAGCATTTGGTGCGCACGGATTAGAGGGGAAGGTTTCTGAAAAGTCTTTAGGTCAATGGGGTAAAGCAGTAGACTATCAAATGTTTCATACGATGGCATTACTTGTAACAGCTCTACTCATGAGCAAAATCCAGACCGGGATGATGACAAGTGCAGGATGGTTCTTTTTCATTGGAATCCTGTTGTTCTCAGGAAGTCTCTATATCTATGCACCTACGGGTATTAAAATGTTTGCTATGATTACACCGCTTGGCGGGTTGTCGTTTTTGATCGGCTGGATCTTGCTTGGTTATGCTGTTCTTAAACACCTTTAA
- a CDS encoding YwdI family protein, with protein MAITNQTILKKMSSEIQEAMLNHRDDQKVREHIRAVKLLSDLVLEEGSESNHSSEAVQEPSVDEIRQMMGSDKPVPEKSADKSSLDHDEANGKSIFDF; from the coding sequence ATGGCTATAACGAATCAAACCATTTTAAAAAAGATGTCCAGTGAAATTCAAGAGGCGATGCTGAATCATAGAGATGATCAAAAAGTTCGTGAACATATACGTGCTGTAAAATTGCTTTCTGACCTTGTACTGGAAGAGGGTTCAGAGTCCAATCATTCATCCGAAGCTGTACAGGAGCCTAGCGTTGACGAGATTCGCCAGATGATGGGTTCTGACAAGCCTGTACCAGAAAAGTCCGCGGACAAATCGAGCCTGGATCATGATGAGGCAAACGGAAAGTCAATCTTTGATTTTTAA
- a CDS encoding sodium-dependent transporter, whose product MAREKWGTRLGFMLAALGSAVGLGNIWRFAFVAGNNGGGAFLLLYLVFILLIGVPLLLTEVSIGRKAQSDVVGSFKKLAPGTPWFLSGFFGVISAFLILGFYSVVAGWSIYYFWKYITGEFFTQPAAGYAGAFGEFTTHAWHPVFWTAVFMAFTIFVVLGGVNKGIEFINKLFMPILAIILIVLAFYSISLDGAMEGLKFLFYPDWSSLRDPSIYLAALGQAFFSLSLGMGAMLTYGSYLSEENKLPGATLGIGLVGTSFAVISGVVIFPAVFAFGIDPASGPKLVFITLPGIFQHMPLGGVVGIVFFFAIIIASLTSSVSMLEVPTAYFMRIFKWSRKFTTILVGITMFVIGIAVSLGFGVWSGVTPIGNNNILDSMDFIASNILLPMGGLSMALFVGWYFTKEQALQGADMTDSIFGGIWYKVVKYIAPIVIILIFLQALGII is encoded by the coding sequence ATGGCAAGGGAAAAATGGGGGACGAGATTGGGATTTATGCTTGCGGCCTTAGGGTCAGCTGTAGGGCTGGGAAATATTTGGCGATTCGCTTTCGTAGCGGGAAATAATGGAGGAGGCGCCTTTTTACTTCTGTATCTCGTATTCATCCTGTTAATAGGTGTTCCACTTTTACTGACGGAAGTTAGTATTGGGCGAAAGGCACAGAGCGATGTAGTTGGTTCCTTTAAAAAGCTCGCTCCTGGCACTCCGTGGTTTCTATCTGGTTTTTTCGGAGTAATCAGTGCTTTTCTAATCCTGGGATTCTATAGTGTTGTGGCGGGATGGTCGATTTATTACTTCTGGAAGTATATAACGGGTGAATTTTTCACACAGCCAGCTGCAGGATACGCTGGGGCGTTTGGAGAGTTTACGACACATGCCTGGCACCCTGTCTTTTGGACGGCCGTGTTTATGGCCTTTACGATCTTTGTAGTATTAGGCGGAGTCAACAAAGGTATCGAATTTATTAATAAATTATTTATGCCGATTTTAGCAATCATACTTATCGTCCTTGCATTTTATAGCATATCATTAGATGGGGCTATGGAAGGACTGAAGTTCTTATTTTATCCGGATTGGTCCTCTCTCCGTGATCCATCGATCTATTTAGCAGCCCTTGGTCAGGCATTCTTCTCTCTCAGTCTCGGAATGGGGGCTATGCTGACATATGGCAGTTATCTTTCCGAAGAAAATAAATTGCCAGGAGCTACTCTCGGGATTGGTCTCGTAGGAACCAGCTTTGCGGTTATTTCAGGTGTGGTAATTTTCCCTGCGGTATTTGCTTTTGGCATTGACCCGGCATCTGGCCCGAAGCTTGTCTTTATAACATTACCGGGAATTTTTCAACACATGCCACTCGGCGGGGTAGTAGGGATTGTATTTTTCTTTGCGATCATTATTGCTTCATTAACATCGTCTGTTTCAATGCTTGAGGTTCCTACTGCATACTTTATGCGGATCTTTAAGTGGTCGCGTAAGTTTACGACCATACTTGTCGGAATCACAATGTTTGTGATTGGAATTGCTGTATCCTTAGGCTTTGGGGTATGGTCTGGAGTAACACCGATTGGTAATAACAACATTTTAGATTCGATGGACTTCATTGCCTCTAACATTCTGCTGCCAATGGGCGGTCTGTCGATGGCTCTGTTTGTAGGATGGTATTTTACTAAAGAGCAGGCATTGCAAGGTGCGGATATGACGGATTCTATTTTTGGCGGGATATGGTATAAGGTCGTTAAATACATTGCGCCTATTGTAATCATTCTTATCTTCTTGCAAGCACTTGGTATAATCTGA